TTTTAATGTTCCTAAGAACTaggaaacagaaatcaaaaatagactttgctcttcttgataaaagtaataaaatggTTAGCTGTGTTAAATTAATccttacaaaacaaaacccaaggaGGTTAAATAAAGCCCGGAGGCTCCGCATAAAAACCACGACGACTACAAAACAGCTGCAAAGACATCTTTACACACCAAAGAAActcttctcctctgctcctcccctcTCTGGGACACAATGTCAGCGAACACGGGACTCACAcgtgagaaaagaaaacacagatgcGATGGGAGCAGCCCCACGGGAGCGTGGGCGCCACAGACAGAACTATTTACACTATGGACAcggagctgtgctggggccagtCCGGCCGCAGGAGCCCCCGGGCTCTGCCCGTCCCTCTCCTGCCGGGGCCCCTCCGGCCGCGGCGCTCAGCGCCCAGCACTCGCGCTtgccatccatccctccatctgTTCCGCCGTCCTTCTGCCCGCGCGCgtcccagctctggctgccccttCCCTTGGCACTCCGGCGTTGCGGAGCTGCGGCTCCTCCTGCCGCGCCACACTGGGCTCCCTTGCCCCTGGTGAGGGCCACGGCTGAGCCTCCTCTCCCACCGGCTTGCCGGGCGCTCCCGGCTCCTGGGGGCTGGCGTGCAGTTCgcagaggagaggcaggtgccatggagctgctgcacaggagtCCTGGGCCGGTGCTGTGGCAGCCCAGCAGTCTCCTGCTGCCCCGGCCAGCCTCCCCCGGGGGCCACCGGCACCTTCCCCTGCTGCCTCGCACCTCTGCCTTAGTTGGGATTAGTCTCTCGGCTGCTGCTCTGGTCTCGGCCCAGCTCCCTCTCTTTGTCcgctgtggaggaggaggaggaggatgaggatgaggaggaggaagacgAGGAGCTGAGGGTCCGGCCTGAATGCTTGTAGGCTGCAACGAGCTCCTGCAACCGCTCCGGCGTGGGCTCCCACTTGGCAAAGCCGGCGCTGTTCTGCAGGAAGAGAACGGCTGTGTTGTGCACAGCCTTGTAGTACATCTCCTCCCTGCAAGGGAAGAGCACAGGCATCAGCACCTCCCCGGGCCCCTGCCCAAAGCCATCGAcacctgctcctcctcttcctgccatCACTAGGTCAAGCATTTGTCCTGTCCTTTCTCTCATTATTTTGAGAAGGGAGGCACAGTGCAGCCTCAGGCAGTTCTGAGTACAGTAGAGGCTCCTGAGCTTTCACAGAGGGAAGAAGCACTGATGCTGCAGAGCCCCATCACCCTCTACCAGTACACGCATGTGCTGGAACcttgctgtccctgcagagcgGACTCAGCACAGGGAGGCATCAGTCCTAAGCAGGTGAAAACTTCAGTGTTCAGGCACCTGTTGCTTAAACAAGCTGTTGCTCTAACTTGTtgcctcagcagcagagcagaggccaGCCGGCCCCGCTGGGGATCAAGTCCCCGCTGCCCCTTGCCTCTGCTCTCCCCGTGacatccagctgctgcagcacaggcagctaCCAGGCCTGAGGGCTGGCAGAGGCACGGATCAGCGCCACAGGTGtgacctgctccagctggactCCTGCCCAAGGCATACACCTCTCACAAGCTAAAGTTAGCAGTCATTAAACAGACATTGGATTCACCATGCTGTCTGCCCATCCTAAACACCCAGGGTGATGATGCACTGTGCTTGTCCTTGactgctccctccttcccactgttTTCAGCTTGGGAGAGGATATTTCTGTCACACAGCTTCAGAGCCGTGTTCCCAGAAGGATCTGAGAACAAAGCCTACTTTTTGCAGACGTGCTGGGACCCGCTGCGGTACTCATGATCGAAGGCCGGCAGGATGAGCTGGTGTCGCTTGAACTTGCTCTGCTCCATGCGGGTCAGGGCTGGCGTGGGGGGGTCCCGCCACTCGGGGATGAAGACAATGAAGGAGAGCGGCTCGCTGGAGCTCTCCAGCAGTTTCTAgtgcaagaagaaaaggaacaacCTCAGCACTGGCTGAGCAATGATGTGTTTAATGAGTCctacagaaaggaaatgctgcttCAAGAGCAGTGCCCAGCTGTCACTGtcctctgcccctgccctcaGGGCGCAGGAgtggtggggagcagaggatggATGGCAGAGCTCCATCCCAAACAACCCCACTGGTGAGCAGACATACCTCAAAGTGAGAGACCATGGCATCCATCAGCTCCTCACAGAATGGAGGATTTGCCTCAAAAGAGCCGCTTATAGGGAAGAAATCCAGGCATGGGCTGGAGAAAGAGGCAAAGATCCCCATCAGCTCATCCTGAGTCATCTCACGGGCATGCACCCACACCCACACAGAGCAAGGGAACATAATACTCACCCCCTGGATCCAAAATACCCGTCTGTGTCCAAGAAGGCTGAACAGTACTGTTTAAAATAGCAATTCAGGGGCGAGGCAAAGCATTCAAAACTCACTCCAAAGAGCTTGTGGAGGGCTTCAAAGATGTGCACGGGAAGTGCCCCTTGCAGACCAGTCCCTTCGTACAGCCCCACACCGAACATCATCTGAGGAGAGCAAACCCTGGTGAGCCATGCCTGCTcttgctgttcctgctgctcccttcaCTGACCACAGACCCAGGGCCACATGTCCATGCACCCACTCCTGTAGGTATGCAGGGCCCCCTTGTCCTTTCTCAAATTGATATAGGTCCCTGCATGTACCCAAGAATGCTCTTTAGAGATTTTATCCAACTCTGACCCCACAAAACCATCAGCTTTCTCTTGTACCCAAGTGAGCCTTTAGCTGCCCCTCAGAGTCAAGAGCTACTGAAGGTTTCCTTCACAAAAATCTTTACCCACACTGAGGTCTCATGTCAAGACCACAACTGCTCCCCAGAACACAGTCCTACCTCAGCATAGCATAAGCAGACTACAGATCCAGTCTAAACCCTGTGTTGCTCCAGGCCTCCAAGGCCGTGGCCCTTTCCCAGAGCAAAGAAAagttcccagtgctgccaacGCTTTCTAAGGTACAGCTGTGGTGAGACCGTACCTGGTATCGACGGAGAAGGCACCAAACCCTGGGCAGGAACTTTTCAAAGCCCGAGTCATCGATGCAGCTGTACCGATAGAGAAGCCACTGGAAGAGAAAGCCCAGATATGGAAGACACCAGGAACAGCCGAGCCACGGTGATACACACACATTGTgacagggagagggaagctgaggagcaggtgggctctgcagggagttGTCAGCACATCTGCTGTCACTGCATGAGCCACCAGCTTGTCACTATCATGAAATGAATgaaccagcacagcagcatgtGTCTCTCAGCAAGGGTTGCCTTGGTTTGAGTACAATGTTCTGGCAGCACACTTATTCAGAGCACACACCCAAAACCTGGGAAATactcccagcagagcctgatCCCAGCTAAGGTGAGAGTACATGTCCTCATGCCCATGGCAGCGTCTGACAGCCCTGCAGGGTCAGTTGGCCatcctctgcccagccctgccctcagAGCACATGGAGATGACCCTGCCCTGAGGGGCAGTGGCCTCAGTGCCCAGCCCTTACCAGCTTGCTGAAGTAGTTGCGGCTCACTTTGACCATCTCCCCCTTGTACCGCACACATGCCACGTTGTTCTCCATGTGCATCTCCACGCTGGGGAGTGGCGGGGAGGGGATGGCCAGTCTCACAGGGTAGCAGTACACCAGCCTGTCCTGGACCTCAGGAGCTTCTACCTCAGCTATGGAGAATGAACAGAAAGGCAGCCTGTGAGAAGCCAAGGGTATTCAGGACCACTCTGCAGTCCACCTCAAAAGACACAGTGACCCAAACAAGGCTGAAGAGCAGGGTGGTccacccaaaaaaccaccaTGGTGGTCCCTCACAGATTTCGTAGGCAGCTACCTAGGTTCAAAGCTGATTCCCCAAATTAATTCCATCTCCAACTGCCAGAGCACAGAGAGGACCCACTTGAAAGCATTTCTCCACCTCTAACCCAGCAGAACTGCAGACAGcacacagccagcccagcaTCCTGAGGCATCTTCCAAACACTCTTTTTGTTGCTACtgtttcttatttcagtttGCCCCAAACTCATCCAAAGCACAATAAAAATTCCCAGGCTGCCAAATGCAGGAGGCAAAGGAATCTCCCTCCACCTTGTGGTTATTCATCGCCTCGGCTTCAGGGAGAGCTCACAGATTAGCTGTAAGGAATCCCTGACTTAGTGGGGTTGGAAGACAAGCATCAAATACAATGGCAAAAGGCAGACATTGGGACCTGAAAGGAGTCCGAAGAGAGGCAGGACCCAAAATGGAAAAGGACTACAGACAGTGGTAATGAAAGAAGCAGACtccacagaggaaggaaaaggtgaCTAGAGGCAGATGTACAGATGTGaactaggaagaaaaaacacaaaaaagatcAAGGAACGTGAACTCTCTGCCAGGAAAGGGTGCACAGTGAGAAACTGGGAGGCAGAAGGGTGCAGAAAGGTGCTCAGAACACAAGAAATGTGGCAAATGAGAATAAAGGGAGAACACTCAGCATTACTAAGGGGGTGTCAGCTGTCCCCAAGAATTCATGAAACAGCAGAGCAAAAAAGCAGGGTTCAGAGAGATTAACAAATGCCCTGCTCAGTGTGACCTGCTCCTAACAAGCTACATCATCCTGGCAAATCACATTATTTATAGTATTTGATGTtacagctgggcacagcacctGATGGAAAACAGCCTCTCACTGCACAGACACTGTGACTGACAGCTGAGGCCTATGCTGGACCGGCTGCTTCTTACTTTGAAACACAGACTTTCTGACTTTTCGAGACAGAGCTATCCTCCCAACAGGTAACACTCTCTGAACAGGGACAGTCCAGAGCACGGAGCCTTTAACTGCAGTGCTGTAGCTCTACAGCTCTTCAAAGATGGCTGCGTACCAGAGATATTGTTCTCTTTGAGTATGGCAAGATGCTTCTCCCGGATGCGCTTGACATATTCCAGGGATATGTAGTAAATTTTACTGCAGATGCCTTCGACAGAGTCCTTGGCTGCAGCAGACACATGGGGCCCACACTGTTTGCGTAAGTGCTCCAGGCGGTCCTGGGGAAACAGAGAACCAGAGTCTCTCACACGGCCACCACTGGCTCTCCAGGGGTGCTCAGTGTCTCCAGGCTGCTCTCCCATGGCACACAGCGAGAGGAAGCAATGGCAGCCGTCTCCAGAAGGACCTGTACCTGTCCCCACGtgtctcctccccagctccctgtgcccagccccgTATCAGCGGGACACTGACCATGTAGTCCTCCTTGGAGGCAGAATGGTCCCGTCGCAGCCAGCTGAAGGTGTCCTCCACATTCCACTTCACCACCTTTCTGCTGTCTGGGGAAGCACTCCTGCAAAAACAGAGAGGCAAAATTTAACTCACGGCTGCACAGCAAGATATTCCACCCCCTCCAAAGTTTTGTCAGTGGGGAATGTAGACACTGATACTTCCTCAAGGCCCATCCCTGTCACTCCCCTCCAGTTCCCTGGAAAGTGCTTCCAGACGTTTGCATGACTATGGACTGCCACGCTCTCTCCAAAACTTGGTGTAGCTGGCTGCTGTCCTCTCTGCAACAGGAGAGGCCCACAAAGCCTTTATCTGTCACGGCAATGGACCATTTTGATATTGCCTGTAACTTTCAAGTACTGCTAGGGGCTTGTGACTCTGAGAAAACTACCCTGTTTacaagcttttccttttccccacaaGGTTCACCCCACAATCTTCCCCAGTTCTGTCTCCAGAACTGGTCAGAAAAACCCTACCTTGTACACAAAATACCACTCTAAGCTCATTGCTTTGCAACAACAGTGAGTGCCCAAGCACTCCTGATTTTATCTCAGGGATAACAGAAGACATTCCATACCCAGTACTTCATTGTCTCCACACACATTCAGCCTCCCAGTATTATATTTTACAGT
The nucleotide sequence above comes from Corvus cornix cornix isolate S_Up_H32 chromosome 20, ASM73873v5, whole genome shotgun sequence. Encoded proteins:
- the PCIF1 gene encoding mRNA (2'-O-methyladenosine-N(6)-)-methyltransferase, producing the protein MANENHRSPAEEASLMSHSPGTSNQSQPSSPKPMRLVQDLPDELVQAGWEKCWSKRENRPYYFNRFTNQSLWEMPVLGQHDVISDPLGLNAAPMPLEGGVADASVESKQRKRRFSEEVPPSGNSVKKPKADVPGNPGAQPVPSSPSIPGTSVLKAWCVSPEDKQQAALLRPTEVYWDLDIQTNAVIKQRAPSEVLSPHPEVELLRSQLILKLRQHYRELCQQREGIDPPRESFNRWMLERKVVDKGTDPLLPSDCEPVVSPSMFREIMNDIPIRLSRIKFREEAKRLLFKYAEAAKRLIESRSASPDSRKVVKWNVEDTFSWLRRDHSASKEDYMDRLEHLRKQCGPHVSAAAKDSVEGICSKIYYISLEYVKRIREKHLAILKENNISAEVEAPEVQDRLVYCYPVRLAIPSPPLPSVEMHMENNVACVRYKGEMVKVSRNYFSKLWLLYRYSCIDDSGFEKFLPRVWCLLRRYQMMFGVGLYEGTGLQGALPVHIFEALHKLFGVSFECFASPLNCYFKQYCSAFLDTDGYFGSRGPCLDFFPISGSFEANPPFCEELMDAMVSHFEKLLESSSEPLSFIVFIPEWRDPPTPALTRMEQSKFKRHQLILPAFDHEYRSGSQHVCKKEEMYYKAVHNTAVLFLQNSAGFAKWEPTPERLQELVAAYKHSGRTLSSSSSSSSSSSSSSSSTADKERELGRDQSSSRETNPN